From one Solanum lycopersicum chromosome 12, SLM_r2.1 genomic stretch:
- the LOC101247293 gene encoding fe-S cluster assembly factor HCF101 isoform 2 (isoform 2 is encoded by transcript variant 2), translating into MTLLQAPSSPTLTFHQYCTSQSKAGLYVAEKSFIQSTLSGSCFLSSQRQVKGLNFSYTCSRLSSVTAKAASNGACAPSVSGQTADSEVLKALSQIIDPDFGTDIVSCGFVKDLLVDENLGEVSFQLELTTPACPIKDMFEQKANEVVAELPWVKKVNVTMSAQPAKPIYAGQLPAGLQTISNIIAVSSCKGGVGKSTVAVNLAYTLADMGARVGIFDADVYGPSLPTMVSPENRILEMNAEKRTIIPTEYMGVKLVSFGFAGQGRAIMRGPMVSGVINQLLTTTEWGELDYLVIDMPPGTGDIQLTLCQVVPLTAAVIVTTPQKLAFIDVAKGVRMFSKLKVPCVAVVENMCHFDADGKRYYPFGRGSGSQVVQQFGIPHLFDLPIQPALSASGDSGMPEVVADPQGEVSRTFQELGVCVVQQCAKIRQQVSTAVSYDRSFKAIKVKVPDSDEEFYLHPATVRRNDRSAQSVDEWSGEQKLQYSDIPDDIEPEEIRPLGNYAVEITWPDGFNQIAPYDQLQMMERLVEVPQLTPA; encoded by the exons atgacactccttcaagctccatcttctCCAACTCTAACATTTCATCAGTATTGTACTTCACAATCCAAAGCAG GGTTATATGTAGCTGAGAAGTCTTTTATTCAGTCTACTTTGAGTGGTTCTTGTTTTTTGTCCTCTCAAAGGCAAGTGAAAGGTTTGAACTTTTCGTATACATGTTCAAGATTGAGCTCAGTTACAGCTAAAGCTGCTTCAAATGGAG CTTGTGCTCCTTCAGTGTCAGGTCAAACAGCCGACTCTGAAGTACTTAAAGCCCTATCCCAGATAATTGATCCTGATTTCGGGACTGACATAGTCTCTTGCGGATTTGTGAAGGACCTACTGGTTGATGAAAATTTGGGAGAG GTTTCATTTCAGTTAGAGCTTACAACACCAGCATGTCCAATCAAGGACATG TTTGAGCAGAAGGCTAATGAAGTGGTTGCTGAACTTCCTTGGGTTAAAAAGGTCAATGTGACAATGTCAGCTCAACCAGCAAAACCTATCTATGCTGGACAGCTTCCCGCCGGGCTACAAACAATCTCCAACATAATCGCTGTTTCTAGTTGCAAG GGAGGGGTTGGTAAATCAACTGTAGCTGTCAACCTAGCTTACACTTTGGCTGATATGGGAGCTAGAGTAGGTATATTTGATGCAGATGTATATGGTCCTAGTTTGCCAACTATGGTGTCCCCAGAAAACCGGATACTTGAAATG AATGCAGAGAAAAGAACCATCATTCCAACTGAATACATGGGTGTGAAGTTGGTATCTTTTGGATTTGCTGGGCAAGGGCGTGCAATTATGCGAGGTCCCATGGTTTCTGGGGTCATCAACCAACTGCTGACTACTACAGAATG GGGAGAATTGGACTATCTAGTTATTGACATGCCCCCTGGAACTGGTGATATTCAACTCACTCTATGCCAG GTTGTTCCTTTGACTGCTGCAGTTATTGTTACTACACCTCAAAAGCTAGCATTTATTGATGTTGCGAAGGGTGTCCGTATGTTCTCGAAGCTTAAG GTGCCTTGCGTTGCCGTAGTTGAGAACATGTGCCACTTCGATGCTGATGGAAAACGTTACTACCCCTTTGGCAGGGGTTCAGGGTCTCAG GTTGTCCAGCAGTTCGGAATACCCCATCTATTCGATCTCCCTATACAACCAGCT CTATCTGCTTCTGGAGATAGCGGAATGCCTGAAGTGGTAGCTGATCCTCAAGGTGAAGTTTCCAGAACGTTCCAAGAGTTAGGCGTGTGTGTAGTACAACAGTGTGCCAAGATTCGTCAACAAG TATCAACTGCAGTGAGTTATGATAGATCTTTCAAGGCAATCAAGGTCAAAGTACCTGATTCCGATGAAGAGTTTtatttgcaccctgcaactgtaAGAAGAAATGATCGTTCTGCCCAAAGTGTG GACGAATGGTCGGGTGAACAGAAACTGCAATACTCTGATATCCCAGATGACATTGAACCTGAAGAGATTCGGCCTTTGGGAAACTATGCTGTGGAAATAACCTGGCCAGACGGATTTAACCAG ATTGCTCCGTATGACCAGCTGCAAATGATGGAACGCTTAGTTGAAGTTCCTCAACTTACTCCTGCATAG
- the LOC101262597 gene encoding uncharacterized protein, with protein sequence MATLTPGILLKLLQSMNTGARVTGDHRTPLLQVIGIVPALSTSDSLWPHNGFFVQLSDSLNSTYVSLSERDTDLILTNRLQLGQFVHVDRFCFDSPPVPRAVNIRSIAGRHGFIGSPEPLIARISGGGFLIQPVTDSDPIAAYLSKNGRTETGSGPGLKDGKEKLRVREVLAPKENVEMKEDLSKNCSAPKRFSSPASVKQRSVSAGKKNLVAERDPSPAGKVKRSASPVPSKSVVPSLVAAKEENRRTSKEPAIIVPSRYRQPSPTSGRRQASPLVARRMSLSPGRRLSGGLKVSPAADSSGKKKMTTIASGISKVSEAIVGSGKSSRKSWDEGPANSGDSSEQAEKVFSKKKPDIQAILRTQAAISRRLSDVSCHAEDFGSEGKLKSGAAENSPDTEKSNNAAPVIPVHEKKWTDGSVPLHSVTSELAKLGKEAMQRRITASTAAAEALEEALAIETIVRNLSMFADLRSTSNPKNPLPTIDHFMSIYEDVVKSTCVAESITSNRGVQKSNENMTTMEQPKSSLLWVEAALATDLKIVSLLTNQNSGTQPASVKSSPTYESTKPSNKNPLMVTGFWTRGNGMNETVELAKKLQSEMQMWFITFVEESLDAGFRVFKNCSLASVGASSNCDSIQAILSQLKRVNNWLDRVVSKKDEQLIQKIECLRRKIYGFVIQHVGTTAENS encoded by the exons ATGGCAACTCTAACACCAGGAATTCTACTGAAGTTACTTCAGTCGATGAACACCGGTGCAAGAGTCACCGGCGACCACCGTACGCCGTTGTTGCAAGTGATTGGGATTGTACCGGCACTTTCGACTTCCGATTCCTTGTGGCCTCATAATGGGTTTTTTGTTCAGCTTTCTGATTCTCTCAACTCAACTTATGTTTCCCTTTCGGAGCGTGACACAGATCTCATCCTCACGAATCGGCTTCAGCTTGGTCAGTTTGTTCATGTTGACCGGTTCTGTTTTGATTCTCCGCCTGTACCACGGGCTGTTAATATTCGGTCTATTGCTGGTAGACATGGGTTTATTGGCTCGCCGGAACCCTTAATTGCTCGGATTTCTGGTGGGGGGTTTCTGATTCAACCTGTTACTGATTCGGATCCTATTGCTGCTTATTTGTCGAAAAATGGAAGAACAGAGACGGGTTCAGGTCCGGGTTTGAAAGATGGGAAGGAAAAACTCAGGGTAAGAGAAGTGCTTGCACCAAAAGAAAATGTGGAAATGAAGGAAGATTTGAGTAAAAATTGTTCTGCTCCGAAGAGATTTTCGTCTCCGGCATCAGTTAAGCAGAGATCAGTATCAGCAGGGAAGAAGAATTTGGTAGCTGAAAGGGATCCATCACCGGCAGGGAAAGTGAAGAGATCAGCATCACCAGTGCCATCAAAGTCCGTGGTGCCTAGTTTGGTAGCTGCAAAAGAGGAAAATCGGAGGACATCGAAGGAGCCAGCTATTATAGTTCCATCAAGGTATAGGCAGCCATCACCTACATCAGGGAGAAGGCAGGCAAGTCCATTGGTGGCAAGACGTATGTCGTTATCACCTGGACGACGATTGTCTGGTGGTCTTAAGGTTTCTCCTGCTGCAGATTCTTCTGGAAAGAAGAAGATGACTACTATTGCTTCTGGAATTTCCAAAGTTTCGGAGGCAATTGTGGGGTCTGGTAAATCAAGTAGAAAAAGTTGGGATGAAGGTCCAGCAAATAGTGGTGATTCTTCGGAACAAGCAGAGAAGGTATTTTCGAAGAAAAAACCGGATATTCAGGCAATTCTGAGAACTCAG GCTGCTATTTCTAGGCGTTTGAGTGATGTAAGCTGTCATGCTGAGGATTTTGGAAGTGAGGGAAAACTAAAATCTGGTGCCGCTGAAAATTCCCCCGACACTGAAAAGTCTAATAATGCAGCTCCAGTGATTCCAGTTCATGAGAAGAAGTGGACTGATGGAAGTGTACCACTACACTCCGTAACCTCAGAACTTGCAAAGCTTGGAAAG GAGGCAATGCAAAGGAGAATAACTGCTTCAACAGCTGCAGCTGAAGCATTGGAAGAGGCCCTTGCCATTGAGACTATTGTTAGAAATTTGAG TATGTTTGCAGATTTACGCTCAACATCCAACCCTAAAAACCCTCTCCCAACTATCGATCATTTCATGTCAATTTACGAAGATGTGGTGAAGTCAACATGCGTTGCTGAATCAATCACCAGCAATCGTGGCGTGCAAAAATCTAATGAGAATATGACTACGATGGAGCAACCAAAATCATCTCTTCTTTGGGTGGAGGCTGCTCTAGCAACTGATCTTAAAATTGTGTCTCTCTTGACAAATCAGAACAGTGGAACTCAACCAGCATCAGTGAAAAGCTCTCCGACGTATGAGTCAACAAAACCGTCTAACAAGAATCCTTTGATGGTTACTGGATTTTGGACAAGGGGTAATGGGATGAATGAGACTGTAGAACTTGCAAAGAAGCTGCAATCTGAAATGCAAATGTGGTTCATCACTTTTGTTGAAGAGTCACTAGATGCAGGTTTTCGTGTGTTCAAGAACTGCTCCCTGGCTTCTGTCGGAGCTTCTTCCAACTGTGATTCAATTCAAGCTATTTTGTCACAACTCAAGCGAGTCAATAACTGGTTGGATCGCGTAGTCTCTAAGAAAGATGAACAACTGATACAGAAGATTGAGTGCTTGAGACGAAAAATATATGGATTCGTCATTCAGCATGTTGGAACTACTGCTGAAAATTCTTAA
- the LOC101247293 gene encoding fe-S cluster assembly factor HCF101 isoform 1 (isoform 1 is encoded by transcript variant 1): MTLLQAPSSPTLTFHQYCTSQSKAGLYVAEKSFIQSTLSGSCFLSSQRQVKGLNFSYTCSRLSSVTAKAASNGVSGQTADSEVLKALSQIIDPDFGTDIVSCGFVKDLLVDENLGEVSFQLELTTPACPIKDMFEQKANEVVAELPWVKKVNVTMSAQPAKPIYAGQLPAGLQTISNIIAVSSCKGGVGKSTVAVNLAYTLADMGARVGIFDADVYGPSLPTMVSPENRILEMNAEKRTIIPTEYMGVKLVSFGFAGQGRAIMRGPMVSGVINQLLTTTEWGELDYLVIDMPPGTGDIQLTLCQVVPLTAAVIVTTPQKLAFIDVAKGVRMFSKLKVPCVAVVENMCHFDADGKRYYPFGRGSGSQVVQQFGIPHLFDLPIQPALSASGDSGMPEVVADPQGEVSRTFQELGVCVVQQCAKIRQQVSTAVSYDRSFKAIKVKVPDSDEEFYLHPATVRRNDRSAQSVDEWSGEQKLQYSDIPDDIEPEEIRPLGNYAVEITWPDGFNQIAPYDQLQMMERLVEVPQLTPA, encoded by the exons atgacactccttcaagctccatcttctCCAACTCTAACATTTCATCAGTATTGTACTTCACAATCCAAAGCAG GGTTATATGTAGCTGAGAAGTCTTTTATTCAGTCTACTTTGAGTGGTTCTTGTTTTTTGTCCTCTCAAAGGCAAGTGAAAGGTTTGAACTTTTCGTATACATGTTCAAGATTGAGCTCAGTTACAGCTAAAGCTGCTTCAAATGGAG TGTCAGGTCAAACAGCCGACTCTGAAGTACTTAAAGCCCTATCCCAGATAATTGATCCTGATTTCGGGACTGACATAGTCTCTTGCGGATTTGTGAAGGACCTACTGGTTGATGAAAATTTGGGAGAG GTTTCATTTCAGTTAGAGCTTACAACACCAGCATGTCCAATCAAGGACATG TTTGAGCAGAAGGCTAATGAAGTGGTTGCTGAACTTCCTTGGGTTAAAAAGGTCAATGTGACAATGTCAGCTCAACCAGCAAAACCTATCTATGCTGGACAGCTTCCCGCCGGGCTACAAACAATCTCCAACATAATCGCTGTTTCTAGTTGCAAG GGAGGGGTTGGTAAATCAACTGTAGCTGTCAACCTAGCTTACACTTTGGCTGATATGGGAGCTAGAGTAGGTATATTTGATGCAGATGTATATGGTCCTAGTTTGCCAACTATGGTGTCCCCAGAAAACCGGATACTTGAAATG AATGCAGAGAAAAGAACCATCATTCCAACTGAATACATGGGTGTGAAGTTGGTATCTTTTGGATTTGCTGGGCAAGGGCGTGCAATTATGCGAGGTCCCATGGTTTCTGGGGTCATCAACCAACTGCTGACTACTACAGAATG GGGAGAATTGGACTATCTAGTTATTGACATGCCCCCTGGAACTGGTGATATTCAACTCACTCTATGCCAG GTTGTTCCTTTGACTGCTGCAGTTATTGTTACTACACCTCAAAAGCTAGCATTTATTGATGTTGCGAAGGGTGTCCGTATGTTCTCGAAGCTTAAG GTGCCTTGCGTTGCCGTAGTTGAGAACATGTGCCACTTCGATGCTGATGGAAAACGTTACTACCCCTTTGGCAGGGGTTCAGGGTCTCAG GTTGTCCAGCAGTTCGGAATACCCCATCTATTCGATCTCCCTATACAACCAGCT CTATCTGCTTCTGGAGATAGCGGAATGCCTGAAGTGGTAGCTGATCCTCAAGGTGAAGTTTCCAGAACGTTCCAAGAGTTAGGCGTGTGTGTAGTACAACAGTGTGCCAAGATTCGTCAACAAG TATCAACTGCAGTGAGTTATGATAGATCTTTCAAGGCAATCAAGGTCAAAGTACCTGATTCCGATGAAGAGTTTtatttgcaccctgcaactgtaAGAAGAAATGATCGTTCTGCCCAAAGTGTG GACGAATGGTCGGGTGAACAGAAACTGCAATACTCTGATATCCCAGATGACATTGAACCTGAAGAGATTCGGCCTTTGGGAAACTATGCTGTGGAAATAACCTGGCCAGACGGATTTAACCAG ATTGCTCCGTATGACCAGCTGCAAATGATGGAACGCTTAGTTGAAGTTCCTCAACTTACTCCTGCATAG
- the LOC101247788 gene encoding aldehyde dehydrogenase 1 produces the protein MAEMNGNSETQFQIPKIKFTKLFINGEFVDSVSGNTFETIDPRNEEVIARISEGDKEDIDLAVKAAREAFDNGPWPRLSAAERRRIMLKFADLIIENAEEIAALDAMDAGKLFVPVKNMDIPAAAEIIRYYAGAADKIHGTTLKMSREMQGYTLLEPIGVVGHIIPWNFPTQMFLMKVGPALAAGCTMIVKPAEQTPLSALYYAQLAKQAGVPDGVINVVTGFGSTAGAALCSHMDVDKISFTGSTEVGRLVMQAAALSNLKPVSLELGGKSPFIVFDDVDVDKVAPLALVGILFNKGEICVAGSRLFIQEGIYDKFVKKLEQMVKTWVVGDPFDPNSHQGPQVDKKQYERVLSYIEHGKREGAKLLTGGNALDRKGYFIEPTIFIDVEDDMKIAKEEIFGPVLAVMKFKTVEEVIKRANCTNYGLAAGVMTNNLNIANTVSRSIRAGVIWINCYFAFDPDCPYGGYKCSGFERDLGMEGLHKYLQVKSVATPIYNSPWL, from the exons atggcGGAAATGAATGGAAATTCAGAAACTCAATTCCAAATTCCGAAAATTAAGTTCACAAAGCTGTTCATCAATGGTGAATTCGTCGATTCCGTTTCAG GAAATACGTTTGAAACAATAGATCCACGAAACGAGGAGGTTATCGCAAGAATTAGTGAAGGCGACAAGGAGGATATTGATTTGGCTGTCAAAGCCGCCCGTGAAGCTTTCGATAATGGGCCTTGGCCTCGATTATCCGCCGCG GAGAGGAGAAGGATAATGCTGAAATTCGCGGATTTAATCATAGAAAATGCAGAGGAAATAGCGGCATTGGATGCAATGGATGCAGGGAAGTTATTTGTTCCTGTAAAGAACATGGACATTCCAGCTGCAGCCGAAATTATTCGCTATTATGCTGGTGCAGCCGATAAAATCCATGGAACGACTCTCAAAATGTCGCGTGAGATGCAAGGATACACGTTGCTCGAACCAATTGGTGTTGTCGGACACATTATTCCTTGGAATTTCCCAACTCAGATGTTTCTTATGAAGGTTGGCCCTGCATTAGCAGCTGGTTGCACTATGATTGTCAAACCTGCTGAACAAACTCCTCTTTCCGCGCTCTATTATGCTCAATTGGCTAAACAA GCAGGTGTTCCCGATGGAGTGATCAATGTCGTTACAGGATTTGGTTCTACTGCTGGTGCTGCACTTTGCTCGCATATGGACGTAGACAAG ATAAGCTTCACAGGTTCGACAGAAGTAGGACGTCTAGTAATGCAGGCTGCAGCATTAAGCAATTTAAAACCTGTCTCGCTAGAATTGGGAGGGAAGTCGCCTTTTATAGTATTCGATGATGTAGATGTTGACAAAGTTGCACCACTTGCCCTTGTAGGAATCCTATTCAACAAG GGAGAAATTTGTGTGGCTGGATCTCGTCTTTTCATCCAAGAAGGTATTTACGATAAATTTGTCAAGAAATTGGAACAGATGGTAAAAACATGGGTGGTTGGTGATCCTTTTGATCCAAATTCTCATCAAGGACCTCAA GTTGATAAAAAACAGTACGAGAGAGTACTTTCGTACATTGAACATGGCAAGAGGGAGGGTGCGAAACTGCTAACTGGGGGCAATGCATTGGATAGGAAGGGTTATTTCATTGAGCCAACTATATTTATTGATGTTGAA GATGACATGAAAATtgcaaaagaagaaatatttggACCTGTTCTGGCAGTAATGAAGTTTAA GACGGTAGAGGAGGTGATCAAGAGAGCTAACTGTACAAACTATGGATTAGCAGCAGGTGTGATGACCAATAACTTGAACATTGCTAACACAGTTTCAAGATCGATTCGAGCTGGTGTTATCTGGATAAACTGTTACTTTGCTTTCGATCCGGATTGTCCATATGGAGGATACAAATGCAGTGGCTTTGAAAGAGATTTGGGAATGGAAGGACTTCATAAGTATCTTCAAGTTAAATCTGTAGCCACTCCTATCTACAACTCTCCTTGGTTGtaa